The following are encoded together in the Labrys wisconsinensis genome:
- a CDS encoding integration host factor subunit alpha, with the protein MAGNTVTRADLCEAVYQKVGLSRTESAQLVERVLQEITDCLEKGETVKLSSFGSFIVRSKGQRIGRNPKTGEEVPIAPRRVMVFKPSNILKARINGLVVEGEEEE; encoded by the coding sequence ATGGCGGGAAACACCGTCACAAGGGCGGACCTCTGTGAAGCCGTCTATCAGAAGGTCGGATTGTCGCGGACCGAGTCGGCCCAGCTGGTCGAGCGGGTGCTGCAGGAAATCACCGACTGCCTGGAGAAGGGCGAGACGGTGAAGCTGTCCTCGTTCGGGTCGTTCATCGTCCGCTCCAAGGGCCAGCGCATCGGCCGCAACCCCAAGACCGGCGAGGAGGTGCCGATCGCTCCGCGCCGCGTCATGGTGTTCAAGCCCTCCAACATCCTCAAGGCCCGCATCAACGGGCTGGTCGTCGAGGGCGAGGAGGAGGAGTGA
- a CDS encoding MerR family transcriptional regulator has product MDKSPEAFRTISEVAEDLDLPQHVLRFWETRFAQIKPLKRGGGRRYYRPDDVDLLKGIRYYLYGEGYTIKGVQRILKERGLRHVCEMGRAQTENFAPPVATIPRVEDEETRRRRQDWPEAVPPSRRQAAERSDLFEREPALAEAEIEPEPAALPAAAVAAARPEVPVRPAAAPVAPPPPRPQPPQPAVAAPAAPPPAPAPAAVGREAARRLQSVLFELQECKRILEATR; this is encoded by the coding sequence GTGGATAAGTCACCCGAGGCATTCCGCACCATCAGCGAGGTCGCCGAGGACCTGGACCTGCCGCAGCACGTGCTCCGCTTCTGGGAGACGCGCTTTGCACAGATCAAGCCGCTGAAGCGCGGCGGCGGGCGGCGCTATTACCGCCCCGACGACGTCGATCTGCTCAAGGGCATCCGCTACTACCTCTACGGCGAGGGCTACACGATCAAGGGGGTGCAGCGCATCCTCAAGGAGCGTGGCCTCAGGCATGTCTGCGAGATGGGGCGGGCCCAGACCGAGAACTTCGCCCCGCCGGTCGCCACCATCCCGCGCGTCGAGGACGAGGAGACGCGCCGCCGCAGGCAGGACTGGCCCGAGGCGGTGCCCCCTTCGCGGCGCCAGGCTGCGGAGCGCTCCGACCTGTTCGAGCGCGAGCCGGCGCTCGCGGAAGCCGAGATCGAGCCGGAGCCCGCCGCGCTGCCGGCGGCCGCCGTCGCCGCCGCCAGGCCCGAGGTGCCGGTGCGCCCGGCGGCGGCGCCCGTCGCACCGCCTCCCCCACGCCCGCAGCCCCCGCAGCCGGCCGTCGCCGCGCCGGCAGCCCCGCCTCCCGCCCCCGCCCCGGCTGCCGTTGGCCGCGAGGCGGCGCGGCGCTTGCAATCGGTGCTGTTCGAGCTGCAGGAATGCAAGCGCATCCTCGAGGCCACGCGGTAG